The Actinomycetota bacterium genomic interval TTGGCGATCTTCTCGCGGAGGTGGGCGCTCGCTTCTTCGGTACCGGCGTGAGCATGGGGGCGGCTCACGCACCGGAGGATGGCAACGAGCTGAGGACGCTGACCCGCGTGGCGGATTCGCGTATGTACGCTGCGAAGACCGTCGGCCACGCGCCCGGCTAGCCGTCCAACAACGGCATCCAGACGGACAGCGCGTCGCGCTGCCGCTGATGCCGCAGACGTTGGACATAGGCCCGCAGCCCCCTTTGACTCGGAACTAGGTATCGCATATGATACCGACATGAGCCAGCGAGTCGTCATCGACACGAATGTGATCATCTCGGGTCTGCGCAGTCGGAAGGGCGCGTCATTCCGCATCCTTCGGATGATCGGCTCGGCGGAGTTCGAGATCGCGCTGTCGGTGCCGCTCGCACTCGAGTACGAGGAAGTTGCCAAACGCGAGAGCGCGGAGCTGGGGCTCTCCCACGCGGACGTGGATGTGCTGATGGAGTACTGGTGCGGCATCGCACACCTCCAGGATATCCACTTCCTGTGGCGCCCAGTGTTGCGCGACCTTGAGGATGACCACGTCCTCGAACTGGCGGTTGAAGCAGGATGCGCACTCATCGTCACACACAACGTGCGTGACTTCGCCGGCTCGGAGGCGTTCGGGGTCACGGCGATCCGGCCCGGTGAGTTCTTGAGAAGGATAGGAGTCGAATCATGAGCACCATCAGCCTGCGTCTGCCCGATTCCCTTCACAAGAAGGTTCGGGAGCTCGCGAAGTCTGAAGACGTGTCCATCAATCAACTGATCGCGACCGCGCTCGCAGAGAAGATGTCGGCGCTCATGACCGTCGACTATCTCAGGGAGCGCGGCGCGCTGGGCGATCGCGCGAAGTACGACGCGGTACTCGCCAAGGTGCGTGACGTGGCGCCGGACGACGGCGATGAACTGCCATGTCCAACAAAGGGATCAACCTGACAACGCTTCGCGTTGCAGGTTATCCCTAACACGTTGATATGAGATGGCCAGTCAACCTCGTAGGTCTCATGGTGGTCTTCGCCCTTGAGTAGATGCAAGCGGGCGGGCACATGGGAACGGCGATCGACCATGCTGATATCCGGGGATTGGAACCCCACATCTCGGTCC includes:
- a CDS encoding putative toxin-antitoxin system toxin component, PIN family, producing MSQRVVIDTNVIISGLRSRKGASFRILRMIGSAEFEIALSVPLALEYEEVAKRESAELGLSHADVDVLMEYWCGIAHLQDIHFLWRPVLRDLEDDHVLELAVEAGCALIVTHNVRDFAGSEAFGVTAIRPGEFLRRIGVES
- a CDS encoding DUF6290 family protein, whose product is MSTISLRLPDSLHKKVRELAKSEDVSINQLIATALAEKMSALMTVDYLRERGALGDRAKYDAVLAKVRDVAPDDGDELPCPTKGST